Below is a window of Wenzhouxiangella sp. XN201 DNA.
TGACGGCCAGGATGCGGTCACGCACTTCCGGCTGCTGGAGCGCATCGGAGACTTCAGTTACGTTGAGGCGAGCATCGAAACCGGGCGCACGCACCAGATTCGCGCTCACGCAGCGAGCATTGGTCATCCCCTGGTCGGCGACGACCGGTACAATCAGCAGCCGGCTCCGACGCCGTGCCGGCGACTGTTCCTGCACGCGCACTACCTGAAACTGCCGTGGCCGGAAGAGCGGGTTTTCGGTGCACCGCTGCCCGACGAGTTGTCGAAGGTGCTCGATGCGCTGCGCGAGCCCGGCCCGGCACAATCATCCTGAGCGAGAGCGAAGTCGAGAACGAATGTATCAGCCCCTGAGCATCTATGTCGGTTTGCGTTATCTGCGCGCCAAGCGGCGTAACCATTTCATTTCCTTCATCTCGCTGATCTCGATGGGCGGCATTGCCCTGGGCGTGATGACCCTGATTACCGTATTGAGCGTGATGAACGGTTTCGAGCGCGAGCTGCGCGAGCGGATTCTCGGCATGATCTCGCACGCCACCATCGAGGGTTATGAACGCCGCCTGGAAGGCTGGGAGGGCCTGCTTGATCAAGTGCGCGAGCATCCCTCGGTGGTTGGTGCTGCACCCTTTGTCGAGCAGGAGACCCTGGTCAAGGGGCGTTCGACGGCCGGCGCGCAGATCCGTGGTATCGATCCCGCGCTCGAACCGGAAGTGTCCGAAATCGATGCGCAGGTTCGGGGCGACGGTTTCGAGGGCCTCGAGCCGGGCAGCTGGCGGGTCATCCTCGGCGCCGGCCTGGCCGCCCGATTGGGTGTGGTGCCGGGTGACCAGGTCACGATCTTCGCACCCGAAATCCGGACCACGCCGGCCGGGGTGATGCCGCAGGTTCGGCGCTTCGAGGTGACGGGTGTTTTCGAGGCCGGAGTGCATCAGTACGACACGGCACTCGCGGTGATTCATTATCGCGATGCCCAGCGCCTGTTCCGGTTGGGCGAGCAGGTCGGTGGCATCCGCCTCAAGTTCGATGACATGATGCGCGCCCGCGCAATCGCCTGGGAGCTCGGCGACAAGCTCGACGGCGATTTCCGGATTCGCGACTGGACCCAGCAGCATGCCAATTTCTTCCGTGCGGTACAGACCGAAAAGACCGTCATGTTCATCATTCTTTCCCTGATCGTGGCGGTAGCGGCCTTCAACATCATCTCCACCCTGGTGATGGTGGTCACCGACAAGCAGGCCGACATCGCTATCCTCAAGACCATGGGCCTGGGGCCAAAGC
It encodes the following:
- a CDS encoding lipoprotein-releasing ABC transporter permease subunit, with amino-acid sequence MYQPLSIYVGLRYLRAKRRNHFISFISLISMGGIALGVMTLITVLSVMNGFERELRERILGMISHATIEGYERRLEGWEGLLDQVREHPSVVGAAPFVEQETLVKGRSTAGAQIRGIDPALEPEVSEIDAQVRGDGFEGLEPGSWRVILGAGLAARLGVVPGDQVTIFAPEIRTTPAGVMPQVRRFEVTGVFEAGVHQYDTALAVIHYRDAQRLFRLGEQVGGIRLKFDDMMRARAIAWELGDKLDGDFRIRDWTQQHANFFRAVQTEKTVMFIILSLIVAVAAFNIISTLVMVVTDKQADIAILKTMGLGPKRIMGIFIVQGSLIGVIGTVLGIAAGVALALNVESVVASLESVLNTDFLSAEVYYISDLPSELRFGDVVRFGGLALCLSLLSTIYPAWRAARTQPVEALRHE